The genome window TGCGCAGATCGGACGGCATCAGGTCCGGATCGTACAGGTCAGCCAGGGTTGCGTCCAGATGGGCGGTGCGGGCGTCGAGCACGGCTTGCGCCAACGGGTTCAGGTTTTGTAAATCCGTTCCTTCATCAGGCATGGGAAAAGTGTTGTATACGAGGCCGATGGAATAGCGATAATCACTCTTGAGCCGGCCACCTACGTGACGAAGCCAGGCCATGTGCATAGAAGAGGTTAGCAGTGCGAATTCGGACAGAGAAGCGTTTTCAAGCACTAAAACCGCATCGCTCGGGATCGTTGGTGGTTTCATCCAACCTATTGGTAAAAACTCGCGGCGCTCTGAACTTACCCTGGGGATGACAAGAAACGGTGATGTTGGAATCACTTCTAAGTTGTATCGTGTTGGAAAACCAGCGATAGCCAACGTACTCTTCCTCTTACTCTCTGACCGAAATTCGCGAACAGATGTCATTCGTTCTCGCACAAGGGGTAGTCCCCTCAATGTCATGGGTGATGCTTGTTGTAATGCCAATATCCAACGTTGAACGCCATGAAGATGCTCTCGCGCGCCAACAAAGGGATGAAGGAATCCCACCGCATTCGGTTCCGCCTCGAGGAACTTTTTGCGTTCGTCATCACCAAAAATGTAGTTACCGTTATCAATGGGTTGCGAACCGACAATCAGTTGCGGCATCCCGTTGACTGGCCTGCTCTCCTCCCGTACCATCAGATGCGGGTTCACCAATCCTCCTGCGTCGAAGAGGTAAGGCGAAAGCATTCCGTGCTGCGTCTCCTCGGGGTCGCCGTTGATGTCCGGGTAGCTGAAAAGTCGCTTTTCGGACCGTAAGGCTTCCCGTCGGTCGAGACCGATGATCACGACGTGGACGTGGGCCTTGCCTCGCGCGTCGGATCCCCACGCGAAGGTGCGGTGCGCGAAAGCAATCTCCAGTTTGCCGCGTTCGAATAGGATCGGCCAGAGCTGCGCCACCTGCTCGCCCTGTGTGATCGAGTTGGTCGAAACGAAGCCGATGCGGGCCTTGCCTGCCTGAACGTATTCCCCGGCCTTGATGAACCAAGCGGTTACGTAGTCGAGGGTGCCGCCGGATTTGCCGAGCGAAGCGATCCGTCTTACCTGCTCGCGCTTTTCGGTTGATTGGAACTTCGCCCCCACGAAGGGTGGGTTGCCGAAGACGAATGCGCACTCCTCCGGTGGTAGCAGGGCAGACCAGTCGGTCTCGAGCGCGTCCCCCTTGACGATATGGGGCGACGTGCTCAAGGGGATGCGCGTATAGGTCCGGCCGAACTCGAGGCTCAGCCGGTTGTTCATGATGTGGTCCATCATCCACAGCGCCGTCTCAGCGATGCGGGCGGAGAACTCCCCCAGCTCGATGCCGTAGAACTGGTCCACGTTCACCACCGAAAGCCATTCCACGTCCAGCGCTTCTTGTCCGGTGTCGCCAGTGGACGCCCGGATCTCCCGCATTACTTCGATTTCGAGCAGGCGTAGTTCCCTATATGCGATAATCAGAAAGTTCCCGCACCCGCAGGCCGGGTCGAAGAACCTTAAGTTACTCAGGCTGCGCTGGAACCGTCGGAGTTCGTGGACCCGTCTGCTGTCCCTGCGGGCCTTCAACCGCACGAACTCCGCCCGCAGGTCGTCCATAAACAGCGGTTCGATTACTTTTAGGATGTTCTTCTCGGTGGTGTAGTGCGCCCCCTGGGCTCTGCGCTCGTCCGGATCCATAACAGACTGGAACAAGGCCCCGAATATCGCTGGCGAGATGTCCGACCAGTTGAATTTGCACGCTTCCAGCACCAAGCCACGCATGGCGGTGTCGAAGGCGGGTATGCGCAGTGTCCCTTCGAAGAGCCTGCCGTTGACGAAGGGGAACCGCAAGAGGTCTTCGTCCCGCGTCGAAATGCGTTCGCTCTCCAGCGTGTCGAGCACTTGGAACAGTTCGGTCATGAGTGCGCCCAGGTCGGAGCCGTCCTCACTCGTCCGCGTCTCGACAAAATCACTGAACTGATCGCGCGTTTCGAAGATCCCGGTGTCGTCGGCGAAGAGGCAGAAGACGATCCGAACGAGAAACCGTTCGAGATCCTGCCCTTTGTATCCGACTGAATCGAGCGCATCGTGCAACTTTCCAACCAGTTCGGCCGCCCTAATGTTGACCGGGTCCTGATCCCGGAAAGTCTTGCGCTGCACGCCCATGATGAAGCCGAAGGCCTCTACGCGCTTGTGAAGTTCACCGAGTTCGAAGGAGACGGTCTCCTGTTCGTCGAGATCTCGAAGCGTGAAGTGCTGAAAGTCGCTGACCAGGATGTAGCGGGGTTTTTCGTGCTCGGGTAGGGAGTCAAAATAGGCACCTGCCTGCTCATAGGCACTATCGAGGTCACGCCCGGCGCTCTTCTGTTCGACGATCAGTACGCCCGGCCAGAACAGGTCGATGAAGCCTTGACTGTTGTTCAACTTCTTCACGTGCTCTTCGTAGCGCGCAACGCTGCGTCGTCGCACGCCGAAGATCTGGAAGAATTCGTTATAAAACGACTGCGTCTCACCCTTCTCGTAGGCGGCGTCGCGCCATTCGTCGGCGAAGGCCTTGGCGCGCGTTCGGACCTCGTTCCATGACAGACGCATCAGGTTGTCCCTTTCCAAGCAAAGCGCGTCAGATTAACTCATTCTTTTTAAGGTACGTCGTGGCAACTCGATACTTACGCGGCCCTCGCAGACAGGATTCGTTGCTGTAGCTTACCAGGCCCTAAGTACCTTTTTGAGCAGCTTGCCCCAGACCCGGTCGTATGGATGGACGACGCGCACGCGCTCACCCCCGCGGTAGACGGGCTTCCCCTCGTTGGCCCAAGCGAAGATCGATCCTTCCAGGTTGTAGACTTTCTGGTATCCCTTCTTCTGCAGGCTACCGGCCATCTCCGATGACCGGTAGCCCACGGAACAGTAGAGCACGACGGGTCGGTCCGACGGAATGTCTTCAAGCGCTTCAAGCGCCTCCTTCTCGGACGTGGCAAGAACAGCGTCCTTTAAGTGGCTGACCTCGTATTCTTCCTTCTCCCGCACATCCAGGAGCAGCGGACGCTCCGACGGTGCCTGTCCAGACCGAGACTGCCCCGACGGAGCCTTCCCGGATTCATCCAACCAGGTCTGCAAGTTGTCGGTGGAAAGCTGCGGGACCCCTGGGAACTTCGCACGGATCATATTCAGTGTGGTCAACCAGAACACGGTGTTATCCTCTGTTTCTTCCTGCGCGGCGATGGTGGGTACGGAAAGAGGGGCCATAGGTATAAACGCCGCGTAGACTGCGCAGACCACGCATACGGCGCAGACCGCGAGGCGCACGATGCAAGAGACAGCCGGTTTCGACCCCAATAGCCCACCCCGGCGCATTTATAGCTCCTCTTTCCAGAAATCCGCCTTGTGAAGTCCGCTCCAGGGTATCAGCCATCCCGAGGAAAGATGTTGAAGTTGGTCGCCGCCATAAACTACGACTGCGGTATCGGGATGAGCTGATTCGGCAAGATGCTTCTGGACCCTTTGCAGTCCGGCGAACAGATTCGATGATACCGTTTCGGCCGACTTTACCTCGACGAGTGTTCGATGAGTCGGATGTTCGATGATGAGATCGACTTCAACACCGTTGCGGTCGCGGTAAAAACTGAGCCTGTGGAGGTCGCCGCGGTTTATCCTGTGTTTCATGATTTCCGATGCAACCCATGTTTCGAAGATTGCGCCGCGCAGAGGATGGTTCCTCAGTTGTCCAGGTGTACGAATACCCAGCAGCCAACAGACGAGCCCCGTGTCGTAGAAGTGCAGCTTCGGCATTTTCACAAGACGCTTGCGTATATTCGCGTGAAACGCCGGCAAGCGGAAGACGAGAAAACTGGTCTCGAGTATGGTGAGCCAGGATTTGGCCGTTGGCTGTGATACGCCGCAGTCGCTGGCCAGTGAGGAGTAGTTGACCAGTTGCGCCGATCTTCCCGCACACAGTTCCACGAATCTTTGAAACGTCGTCAGGTCGCCGACGTTGTTGATGGAGCGCACGTCACGCTCGAGGTACGTGGCGACATAGGACCTGAACCAGTCCTCGGGTTGCAGTCCACGATCGAATATACGCGGGTATGTCCCGGCGAGCAGCGACTCTTCGAGCGTGACGGGAAAACGGTCAAAACGTTCGACCTCACCGCGGCTCAAAGGAAGCAAATGATGTACAGCCGTTCTCCCTGCAAGCGACTGGCTTACCGATTCGAGTAAAGAGAGGTTTTGCGATCCCGTGAGGATCCAGCGGCCGGGCACCGGTTCTTCGTCGATCACGCCCTGCAAATAGGACAGCAGGTCGGGGACGCGCTGCACCTCGTCGATGATGGCGCCTTCGGTGAATCGGCTCAGAAACCCCCGGGGATCATCCCTTGCGAGAGAGCGTACGTCCGTCGCTTCGAGGGTTACGTAGGCGTGCCCGGGAAACAGTGTCCGGCACAGTGTGGTCTTGCCGCTCTGACGAGGTCCGGTAAGCGTAATCGACGGGAACTGGCGCGCCGCACGTTTTAGTTCCGTAGCGAGGTCTCGTTTAATCATGTGTTAGAAAATACACAGATTTCATGCTAAATCAAGATCTGATTTTGAATCAGCCTAAAATAGCGGACCGG of Gemmatimonadota bacterium contains these proteins:
- a CDS encoding class I SAM-dependent DNA methyltransferase → MRLSWNEVRTRAKAFADEWRDAAYEKGETQSFYNEFFQIFGVRRRSVARYEEHVKKLNNSQGFIDLFWPGVLIVEQKSAGRDLDSAYEQAGAYFDSLPEHEKPRYILVSDFQHFTLRDLDEQETVSFELGELHKRVEAFGFIMGVQRKTFRDQDPVNIRAAELVGKLHDALDSVGYKGQDLERFLVRIVFCLFADDTGIFETRDQFSDFVETRTSEDGSDLGALMTELFQVLDTLESERISTRDEDLLRFPFVNGRLFEGTLRIPAFDTAMRGLVLEACKFNWSDISPAIFGALFQSVMDPDERRAQGAHYTTEKNILKVIEPLFMDDLRAEFVRLKARRDSRRVHELRRFQRSLSNLRFFDPACGCGNFLIIAYRELRLLEIEVMREIRASTGDTGQEALDVEWLSVVNVDQFYGIELGEFSARIAETALWMMDHIMNNRLSLEFGRTYTRIPLSTSPHIVKGDALETDWSALLPPEECAFVFGNPPFVGAKFQSTEKREQVRRIASLGKSGGTLDYVTAWFIKAGEYVQAGKARIGFVSTNSITQGEQVAQLWPILFERGKLEIAFAHRTFAWGSDARGKAHVHVVIIGLDRREALRSEKRLFSYPDINGDPEETQHGMLSPYLFDAGGLVNPHLMVREESRPVNGMPQLIVGSQPIDNGNYIFGDDERKKFLEAEPNAVGFLHPFVGAREHLHGVQRWILALQQASPMTLRGLPLVRERMTSVREFRSESKRKSTLAIAGFPTRYNLEVIPTSPFLVIPRVSSERREFLPIGWMKPPTIPSDAVLVLENASLSEFALLTSSMHMAWLRHVGGRLKSDYRYSIGLVYNTFPMPDEGTDLQNLNPLAQAVLDARTAHLDATLADLYDPDLMPSDLRKAHQALDRAVDRLYRPRRFASERERVEHLFVLYERMCSPLDLKNR
- a CDS encoding ATP-binding protein, which produces MIKRDLATELKRAARQFPSITLTGPRQSGKTTLCRTLFPGHAYVTLEATDVRSLARDDPRGFLSRFTEGAIIDEVQRVPDLLSYLQGVIDEEPVPGRWILTGSQNLSLLESVSQSLAGRTAVHHLLPLSRGEVERFDRFPVTLEESLLAGTYPRIFDRGLQPEDWFRSYVATYLERDVRSINNVGDLTTFQRFVELCAGRSAQLVNYSSLASDCGVSQPTAKSWLTILETSFLVFRLPAFHANIRKRLVKMPKLHFYDTGLVCWLLGIRTPGQLRNHPLRGAIFETWVASEIMKHRINRGDLHRLSFYRDRNGVEVDLIIEHPTHRTLVEVKSAETVSSNLFAGLQRVQKHLAESAHPDTAVVVYGGDQLQHLSSGWLIPWSGLHKADFWKEEL
- a CDS encoding rhodanese-like domain-containing protein; translated protein: MAPLSVPTIAAQEETEDNTVFWLTTLNMIRAKFPGVPQLSTDNLQTWLDESGKAPSGQSRSGQAPSERPLLLDVREKEEYEVSHLKDAVLATSEKEALEALEDIPSDRPVVLYCSVGYRSSEMAGSLQKKGYQKVYNLEGSIFAWANEGKPVYRGGERVRVVHPYDRVWGKLLKKVLRAW